Below is a genomic region from Shimia isoporae.
TTACCTGCGCCAGCAGATCAGCACGGCCGATCACATCATCAAGCGAGCGGGCGCCGATGGAGGCCAGAATTTCACGCACTTCCTGAGCATAGAACGTGATCAGGTTCACAACCTTGTCCGCGCTGCCCGTGTATTTCTTCCGCAGATCCTCGTCCTGCGTACAAACACCAACCGGACAGGTGTTGGATTGGCACTGACGCACCATGATACAGCCCATCGCGATCAGCGCCGCAGTACCGATACCGTATTCCTCGGCCCCCATCATTGCGGCCATCACGATGTCACGCCCCGTACGCAGACCACCATCGGTCCGCAGGGTCACCCGCTCACGCAGGTTGTTCATCGCCAGAACCTGATGCGCCTCAGTCAGACCCATCTCCCAAGGCAGACCTGCGTATTTGATAGAGGTTGCAGGGCTCGCGCCCGTGCCGCCATTGTGGCCGGAGATCAGGATGATGTCCGCTTTTGCTTTCGCCACGCCGGCCGCAATCGTGCCAACACCGGAGGAGGCCACCAGCTTTACTGTCACCTTGCAGCGCGGGTTGATCTGCTTGAGGTCATAGATCAGCTGCGCAAGATCTTCGATTGAATAGATGTCGTGGTGCGGCGGCGGTGAAATCAGGGTCACACCTTTGGTAGAGTGCCGCAAACGCGCAATCAGGTCGGTAACCTTCATGCCGGGAAGCTGGCCGCCTTCGCCGGGTTTTGCACCTTGGGCCACCTTGATCTCGAGCTCTTCACACTGGTTCAGGTATTCGGCGGTCACCCCAAATCGACCCGACGCCACCTGCTTGATCTTCGCAGACGGGTTGTCGCCGTTCGGCTCCGGGACAAAGTGTGCCGGATCCTCGCCACCTTCGCCGGAGTCAGATTTTGCGCCAATCCGGTTCATCGCCACGTTCAGCGTTTTGTGCGCTTCGGGGCTAAGTGCGCCCAGCGACATGCCCGGCGTTACAAAACGCTTGCGGATGGCTGTGATGCTTTCAACTTCCTCGATTGGAATAGCTTCACCCAGAGGCTTGATGTCCAGCAGATCGCGCAAATGGATCGGCGGGTTGGCCTGCATCTTCGCGGAGTACTGCTTCCACAGCTCATAAGACGCGCGGTTACAGGCCGCCTGCATCATGTGCATGTTCTGGGCGCCCCAAGCGTGGGTCTCGCCAGATTTGCGGGCCTTGTAGAAACCACCGATCGGCAACACGTCCGTGCCCGACAGGAAGCCCTTGGCATGAACTTCCTCGACCTTGTGTTGAATACCCGAGACACCGATGCCGGAAATCCGGCTGGTCATGCCCGGGAAGTACTCCGCACACATTGCGCGGCTCAATCCAACAGCCTCGAAGTTCAGACCCCCCCGATAGGAAGAGATCACCGAGATACCCATCTTTGCCATGATCTTCAGAAGACCTTGGTCAATCGCCTCACGATAACGCGCCATGTTCTCGGTCAACGTACCGTCCGCAAGACCACGAGTGATACGATCCGCCAACGTGTCTTCAGCCAGATAGGCGTTCACCACGGTCGCACCGGCACCGATAAGCACGGCAAAGTAATGAGGGTCGATACATTCCGCTGACCGCACATTCAGCGAACAGAACGTCCGCAAGCCTTTGCGCGTCAAATGGCTGTGCACCGCGCTGGTTGCCAGGATCATTGGCATCGCCACTTTGTCGGCGTCCTGGGCCTCGTCGCTCAATACGATGTGACCAGCACCGGAACGTACTGCGTCTTCGGCCTCGGCGCGCACACGTTCCAACGCAGCCTGCAATGCGCCTTCGCTGGAACCCGCATCAAATGTACAGTCAATCCGCACCACGGCATCGTCAAACGCTTCCAGCAGCTTTTCGAACTGCTTGTTGGCCACAAACGGGCTCTCCAGCATCACGATTTCGGTCTGGCTGCCATCTTCGCCAAGCACATTCTTCAGGTTGCCGAACCGCGTCTTCAGCGACATCACACGGTATTCGCGAAGGCTGTCGATCGGCGGGTTTGTCACCTGCGAGAAGTTCTGACGGAAGAAATGGCTCAGCGGACGGTACATCTTCGACAGAACCGCACTCGGTGTGTCGTCTCCCATCGAGGCCAGCGCCTCTTTCCCGTCTTCCGCCATCGGCGCGAGAATTTGCTCGACCTCTTCCATGCTGAAGCCCGCCGCGATCTGACGCGCTCGCAATTCATCACCCTGATAGGTGGCCGTTTCCTCAACGCTCTCAAGTTCACCGGCAAGGTCGCGGATCTTGCCAACCCACTCGCCAAACGGACGCGAGCCCGCCAGTTTGTCCTTGATCTCGGTGTCGTGATAAAGCTTGCCTTCTTTCATGTCCACGGCCAGCAACTGACCCGGACCAAGAGCGCCCTTTTCCACCACCGTGGCTTCGTCAATCGGCACCATGCCCGCCTCGGATCCGGAAATCAGCAACCCGTCGCCAGTCACCACATAGCGCATCGGGCGCAGTCCGTTGCGATCAAGGCCCGCACAAACCCAGCGACCATCGGTCATTGCAAGTGCGGCTGGTCCGTCCCAAGGCTCCATCACGGAATTGCAGTAGGAATACATGTCCCGCCACGCCTGCGGCAGCTCCACCGCCTGCTTGGACCACGACTCAGGCACCAGCATGGTTTTCGCCATTGGCGCAGAGCGGCCCGCGCGCACCAGCACTTCGAACACACCGTCAAGCGCAGCAGAGTCAGACGCGCCACCCGGTACAATCGGCTTAATGTCCTCGGCAAAGTCGCCAAACGAGGCCGACGCCATGCGGATTTCGTGGCTCTTCATCCAATTCAGGTTGCCCTTCAGCGTGTTGATCTCGCCGTTGTGCGCCAGCATGCGGAATGGCTGTGCAAGCCACCACTGCGGGAAGGTATTTGTCGAATACCGCTGGTGGTACAGGGCAAACGCGGACTCAAACCGTTCGTCCATCAGGTCCGGATAGAACACCGCCACCTGCTCTGCGAGCATCATGCCTTTGTAGATGATCGAACGGCAGGACAGCGACGCGATATAAAGCTCGGTGATATTTGCCGCCAGCGCGGCTTTCTCGATCCGGCGACGGATCACATATAGCTCACGCTCAAATGTCTCCTCGTCGACTCCCTTAGAGTTCGAAATCAGGATCTGTTCGATTTCCGGACGGGTCGCATTGGCCTTCTCGCCAAGGCAGGTCACATCGACCGGCACGTGACGCCAGCCATAGATACGGTAGCCCATCTTCAGGACTTCGGTTTCCACGATGGTCCGGCAGCTTTCCTGCGCGCCATGATCTGTGCGTGGCAGGAACACCTGACCCACCGCGATCAGCTGGTCCTTGTTTGGCTCGTGACCTGTGCGCTTGATCTGGTCATAGAAGAAGCTCACTGGAATCTGCACGTGAATACCCGCGCCATCGCCGGTCTTACCATCAGCGTCCACGGCTCCGCGGTGCCAAATCGCCTTCAGCGCAGTGATGCCCGCCTCAACCACCTTTCGGCTTGGCTTGCCATCGATGGATACAACAAGACCTACACCACAAGACGAGTGCTCTTCGCTCTCTTCATAGAGACCGTTCTCCGCCATCCACTTGCGTTTAGCTTCTTCTGCACGCACCCAGTTGTCGTCATACTTGGTCATTGGGGCTCTCCTTCGTTCCTTTGGTGGGCGGCGTTCTCAGCCACCGCTGCCGTTGGGATTTGTCTCATTTCGGGGCCTGCTCACTCGCAGGCAATGTCGCTGGTGGTGGCCAGGAAACCTGCCTCACCGGGGTAAGATATCTTGCGGGGTGTCCACTCCAGACGGCTCTTGCGACCAAACTGGTCCACGTTTGCCGCACCCTCGATAAACAGGGATTGGTCCTCGCTAGCGAAAATCTCGAAGTCATATTGCGCGGTCACGCCATTCTTGCGGATCGTCATCGTCCGGGTCAGCGTGCCTTTGCGCAGGGTGGTGCCGCTGATCTCGACTGTTTCATCACCAAAAGACATCTTGCTTTGCAGATCGAGCTCTTCGCCCGCCAGCATGCTGCCCGCCATGACCATCGCACGTTCGCCGGTGCTGACACCGGTCTCAAATGCATCACTCAACGAGGCTTCCGGCATGGTGCCTTCTTGTGCTTGGACATGCATCCGACCTTCATCGGCGAAATAGGCAATCATGTCCCACGTCGGGCCAAAACTGTGCGTGTCTTCCAACTCGCCACGCGCATAAGAAACCGCATCAACCTGTTCACCACACTTCAGATAGCTGGTCACGACACAACTGTCTTTGTGTACCGTGGCATAGGCTTCACACCCTTCTGGTACAGGAACTGTCTCGGCAACAACCGAAGTTGCCATCAAAACGAACGCTGTCGCTATCCACTTCATATCCAGTTCCTCTCTCATACCGTCTCCACCGTGTGGCCTTCGTTTTCTGGCGCGGTTCGCTCGAGGAATTTTTGGCGCTCTTGCCAACCATTTTCGGGCGGCATGAAGACGGTTTCACCGCGACGAATTGCGCCGCTGGCAACAATAATTCGATGCACAGCCCCCATGTCATTCTCAAACAGACGGTTCAGAATGCGCTGCTTTAACC
It encodes:
- the gltB gene encoding glutamate synthase large subunit — its product is MTKYDDNWVRAEEAKRKWMAENGLYEESEEHSSCGVGLVVSIDGKPSRKVVEAGITALKAIWHRGAVDADGKTGDGAGIHVQIPVSFFYDQIKRTGHEPNKDQLIAVGQVFLPRTDHGAQESCRTIVETEVLKMGYRIYGWRHVPVDVTCLGEKANATRPEIEQILISNSKGVDEETFERELYVIRRRIEKAALAANITELYIASLSCRSIIYKGMMLAEQVAVFYPDLMDERFESAFALYHQRYSTNTFPQWWLAQPFRMLAHNGEINTLKGNLNWMKSHEIRMASASFGDFAEDIKPIVPGGASDSAALDGVFEVLVRAGRSAPMAKTMLVPESWSKQAVELPQAWRDMYSYCNSVMEPWDGPAALAMTDGRWVCAGLDRNGLRPMRYVVTGDGLLISGSEAGMVPIDEATVVEKGALGPGQLLAVDMKEGKLYHDTEIKDKLAGSRPFGEWVGKIRDLAGELESVEETATYQGDELRARQIAAGFSMEEVEQILAPMAEDGKEALASMGDDTPSAVLSKMYRPLSHFFRQNFSQVTNPPIDSLREYRVMSLKTRFGNLKNVLGEDGSQTEIVMLESPFVANKQFEKLLEAFDDAVVRIDCTFDAGSSEGALQAALERVRAEAEDAVRSGAGHIVLSDEAQDADKVAMPMILATSAVHSHLTRKGLRTFCSLNVRSAECIDPHYFAVLIGAGATVVNAYLAEDTLADRITRGLADGTLTENMARYREAIDQGLLKIMAKMGISVISSYRGGLNFEAVGLSRAMCAEYFPGMTSRISGIGVSGIQHKVEEVHAKGFLSGTDVLPIGGFYKARKSGETHAWGAQNMHMMQAACNRASYELWKQYSAKMQANPPIHLRDLLDIKPLGEAIPIEEVESITAIRKRFVTPGMSLGALSPEAHKTLNVAMNRIGAKSDSGEGGEDPAHFVPEPNGDNPSAKIKQVASGRFGVTAEYLNQCEELEIKVAQGAKPGEGGQLPGMKVTDLIARLRHSTKGVTLISPPPHHDIYSIEDLAQLIYDLKQINPRCKVTVKLVASSGVGTIAAGVAKAKADIILISGHNGGTGASPATSIKYAGLPWEMGLTEAHQVLAMNNLRERVTLRTDGGLRTGRDIVMAAMMGAEEYGIGTAALIAMGCIMVRQCQSNTCPVGVCTQDEDLRKKYTGSADKVVNLITFYAQEVREILASIGARSLDDVIGRADLLAQVSRGSAHLDDLDLNPLLITVDGAQDIVYNRDKDRNFVPDTLDSEIVRDAARFLEDGEKMQLSYAVQNTHRTVGTRTSSHIVRNFGMRNALQDDHLTVKLTGSAGQSLGAFAAPGLKIEVSGDANDYVGKGLSGGTVVVRPPQVSPLTAADNTIIGNTVLYGATDGYLFAAGRAGERFAVRNSGAKVVIEGCGACGCEYMTGGIAVILGDIGANFGAGMTGGMAYLYDPEGKAESVMNMETLVTCPVTVQHWEDELKGLIERHVAETGSRKAADILQHWDMEKGNFLQVCPKEMLVHIPHPLTDESAAVPAE